The sequence below is a genomic window from Dermacentor albipictus isolate Rhodes 1998 colony chromosome 2, USDA_Dalb.pri_finalv2, whole genome shotgun sequence.
tgtttcactcgcgaataatataaattatcaccacgttgcatcaattattaacaacaagaatgcgctcagcgtgtcgcaatgcaagttatatcttggtgctgtgtttgagtctgatatgcactggaaggaacaaattattactgtctgctccaaatgaagtcatggctgtcatgtattactaaaagctgtagagtgcttcggtctttcgatttcacgcgttctgtatttctcatttgcgctcagcgatttgtgctattgcctgcaaacgaggtgcaagacatacaaaacatattgagaccatgtttgtcgccttcaataacgtgctattcgtatgataaattattcaagaaatactcacccatgtatgtcctttctgaacagctacggatgttatccgtatcaatttcacataaattgaagatagctgaagtagtaaatggattaataaggtccaataacgagctgctgcttactattttcagattagcaatgaaacaaacaggagcagctacaaacagcctatttaccttcccgccttctcattatacataTAGCCATAGACCTGTACAATATAAAGGAGCctacgtgtgtaatgaagttccaaacgaagtaatggAAAGGAATGACATTTTGGTatcgttaaaacatcttttcctctttactatggaactactggaatgaagaagcgtgtaaataaatttacaaaaaaagaaacagcttgtttttatttttgatgccctgtcggtgctttggtcgttctttggactttggactctgcttcggtcgaatataccgcaaagttatatactgaagcttgccgattttcttgcgtgtcactgaagtgtgttgtgattgagcccattcaacaaaaagtctgccaatattatagtacttgtttagagtgtgggcccatcactagccttgaaggctatgggtgggaccaactgcgtgtgtactggattttagaactaataataaaaagtatccggtaaaaaaacatgccagcgcatgcgtttaaatcttcgatgttcaacaccagatggcgacagctgcgcataaaaatggcagtcgtgcagtgcaagcaatccgggctatttttaacactgttattagcttttaaacgtgaatacggaaacatttaaaatttctctattaacaagtacatgtcgaaaagcccaggcaggtatacacttgctaaagaataacaaGAGTTGAGGTTTaagcatgcaaatttgagaatagcttgaaggtttgcttggccaagtaagtgacaccatttagcagaccagtctcgcacagcataggtaatttcatcgctcaggtctctcctcaaatccacgtattaatctttcgccttttactaaagattaccgtggggagggacactccaatgagcctatTGGCAACTCAAATTAACATTAGGGGGTGCTGCGAAGGCTGGCCtggtctggctacactgtgcagtatggcggctttacggaggtccccgcgtgCGTTGTCCTTCGTGAAATATTAAGCTTCTTGCAGTGCGAcgttaattcgcgctgttttgtggagggagaacgggtagtggacgccgagcacctcattttagtcggtaccagtggtacagAGAGTAGTGAGATGGAAGTGGTCGCGCtgtgtgtgcaaacctccggcgtgacagcggactCGCACGAGATTGTGATGAGAATCaccgacgcattccgggacccatcgatcgtggaggcaaagtgctcatgcactgctggattgtcagaaaagtgcaagcacatctcagCTGTTTTGATCCACTGTTACAGGTAAGTCTTCCGTGACTCAGTCACTACATTGACGCGCATGGAAGCGAAAAGCAAGCCCGCTGCTTCCACAGCTTTCGAAACAGGGCCGGGATAATGTCAGTGACTCTGTTCCCATTCCAAACTTGTTCTATTTCTTCGCCGCGACTGACGCCAAAGGTGCTGTTTCCAAATAGTTGTCGGGGCTAGGAATAGAATCGCGGAAAAGAGTCGGTTACATTACACCAACACAGCTCACATTTTTTTCAAACATAAAGCCAGGGGAAAAAAATGGATATCCTTGCATACTGAGCGTGTGGCAAGGAATCAAAACGCGAGCTTTTCACTTTGTCATGCAGCCTAGTTTAGCATGCTTTGAGAGAGTGTGGCTTAGCTTTCTTCCTAGTTTTGCGTTCCGGAAacttttattttctattttaaATTCAAGATAAGCGCACCATGACTGCTGCTTCGCTTAGTCGTAGTTACTGCAGTAGGTTGCTCACTGTTTCTGTcgtagaaagaagcgcgaaaaGGAAATCGAACGATCTGCTTTCAATAAGAACCTGTCCAAACCAGGTGCAGGTTTGACTCGTGGTGCATGGCCTGATCATATCTGATTACTGCCTGCCTCATGTGCCGCCACAATTGGCTGCTATGTAAActaatgaaagggaaaaatttgtttttgtgtaaGCTAGCAGTGACTCACCTCTTGCGCCAACCTGAACTGATTTTGCATGTTCCTCTGTTGTTGAATCATACATCTTAAGGCTAGGTTCGCCTCCCAACTGCTTATTTCGTTCAGACGCTAATATGAGATCATTGCTTCAATGTTTACACATTTTCAAATGAATGTGACGCTTACTTCCCAGCTAAACACTTCTAGCCTGGCAAGCGAACATTTAGACCCAGCTTATTCCGTTTGTGTGATTACGAAATGAGTgggcttttcttgttttttcacgAACATAGCTGCAATGATGGTTGAAAACAGGAGTGGAAATTACTGATGAGCTAGGAGCACGGTTACATTTGGAAAGACGGGTGTTCACATACTTCGTGAAGAGGAACTTGTTCAACTTTTCATAGTGTGCTGTACAGTCTCTCAGAACTATGCATTACTTGGTGCAGTGATGCAGCATATGGTACCAGTGATCTTTTGCAGAGTTCTTGTCTGAACTATGTTGTGTTTTTATTAGTATTATCACAGCCCATATAAAGCAAAAGTAAGTCACATacataaatgcatatattgcaaTCGAAGGGGTTATTAACACATGCAATGTTTGGTCATTGATACATATGAGAGCAATCTTTCTAAATGTGGTTTTTGGGCACTAGATGGGACACACTGaagaaaaaatgcacacacatCATCACTGCACTGCAGGTTTTCGACTGATTTAGAATGTTATGCTTATGAACTTGTTGACTACGACTTGTGTATCTCAGTTATGTTTTGTGCAACAAAAACCTCTTCCAGATCAGGCCTTGGGTCCCTGCCGCCACTTAGCTGCACAGATGTGGCGTGTGCATGGGGCACAAAAAAGAAACTTGTGCAGAATATGTATGCACCTGCACCCATCCGGACATATTGCCATGTGAAGCTGCCTGTCCCTCCTCCGCAAGTTTCAATGACTGATGCCGCACAGATGTTGCAGATCCTCGAAAGCAGTGCTCAAAGTTCTGCTATTGCAGTGTTCAAGTAAGAATGTACCAGTAACGCATTTGTGAACCGAAATCTTCTCAATCGGATGATACACTATAGCTGATACACTGTAGCTGATGTTTTTCACATGTAAAGTGCAACTAAAATAGCAGCCACACTTTAGTgctaaattttatttctgcatgtTTTACATTATCAATATCAATAACAGTATCAACAGtatcaataaaataaataaataaaaatatctcTTTCTTTATGAAATACAAAGAGGCTGCTGCAGTGCAAGCACTTGTAAAGTCATAGAGAAGGAACCAGCCAATAAAGCACATCATCCTCAGAACAGCCAAACTGGTGTAGTGGCTGTAGTGTCCAGCTGCTGAGCATGAGTTCACAGCTTTGATTCAGGATGTGGCAGTCCATTTCAATggaggggaaatgcgaaaacCGGTTAGTTAGGCTCACGTTAAAAATCACAGGTGGCCGAAATGAATTGTGAGCCGTTCCTTACAGTGTCTTGTATGGTTGGGGTGTTGCTTTGGGAGCTGAAACACAGTGATTAAACTACCTGCAAAGACCACTCATAATGTTTAGTTGGCACACagtggccgctgctgctttttCTCAATGAAATGGGGACAACCATCAAATAGTAGCACCAACCAAAAGCTGAAGCCTAAATAATAGTCAACAGAAGAAATTTATTTTGATGTTAACAAAGGCAAGATGGCAAGCTTGATTAGCCACCTGCTTGTCCATGCTCTATTGAACGTTTTGTTGAAAAGAGGTGTGTTAATTGCTTCTCATGTATGTCAGATTGGTCTCAAGTGTTTATATTTTACCCAAAAGTGGTTTGTGCTTGTAAAACTCGGGTGATAACCAAAGTGACAAAAATAAATCTAATTTTCCCCTCTGCATAGCGAAGGGTGGGCAATGCAATTTTTGGTGTTATAAAAACACTTGTGCGAAACATGAAATGCCCAGAGGTGGTGTTCATTCATGTTTCACACAGCTACTTTTCTTTAATGTTGTTAATGGAGCTGCTGAACCACTGGCCACTCTCATTTACACATATGGATCCACCATATAATTTTAAGGCGATTGATAGCGTTAGTAATTTATGAATTAACCTTTTGCAGGGATAGCTGATAAAAGCCTTTTTTGTATGCCGCATCATTACTGTTATGAAGTAACTGCTATCCCCTTGCATGAGCTGCACAGTGAAAGTATACCAAGGAATGAGTGAATGCATTGCTCATACAAAAACCCTGACAAGTTGGATTTTTGTAGGTTTTATAATGAGACAACATTTGGGCTCACCACAAAATATAGTAAATCTGAGGTTTTGTTCAAAACTAGTAAAGCCAAGCTAATGTCGTAATCTGGCTCTTTCCTTAGCTCGTATGACAAGAGTGAGCTGTGTCCTCCACTTTTCTCTTCTCACAATGTAAAGTTCAGCAGCCTTGTAACATTTAAGAGGAGGTACAGGATTATTCCTCCGCAGGGCGAGTGAATTTGAATGAACtggaagcaattttttttccttctatatTCATGTTGTGAGAACCATCTATGTGACGCTGATTTAGGTCACTAAAGGAACGATTGTTCCAAGCAAATTTATATGAAATGCATCTGTGCATATTTAGAAGGCAGGTATAGCATGGTAATGACTATTTCGTAGTTGGGCACGTGATTGCTATAAGAGCCGCATATGTTAGTAGGTTGATGGTAAAAACTCGATTGCTGTATGTTGTTTTATTTGTTGCCACTACCATATTCTTTACTGCTATGCAGAAAACGCAGAAGAGGGCAAGACAGCTCCACAACAGAGTCTCGGACCAAGAATGGTGagttctgctgttgtcatgtg
It includes:
- the LOC139055960 gene encoding uncharacterized protein isoform X2 codes for the protein MEVVALCVQTSGVTADSHEIVMRITDAFRDPSIVEAKCSCTAGLSEKCKHISAVLIHCYRSGLGSLPPLSCTDVACAWGTKKKLVQNMYAPAPIRTYCHVKLPVPPPQVSMTDAAQMLQILESSAQSSAIAVFKKRRRGQDSSTTESRTKNAKQACRSAPLPMMEMLRAQANELKQKAPEDVMLHVCELYGGKRARSEIESLTQGQSNSPEWHRYRKGLVTASIAHASMTRAKTFLRSKDSK